In Brachypodium distachyon strain Bd21 chromosome 2, Brachypodium_distachyon_v3.0, whole genome shotgun sequence, one genomic interval encodes:
- the LOC100829387 gene encoding disease resistance protein RPP13 → MAELLVSASTGAMGSLLGKLGTMLSDEYKLLKGVRDDIKFLKDELEAMQAFLLMMADVEEPDQQSKLRANAVRELSYEIEDSIDKFMALVEDEPSSKSEGIMRLFNSTKDKITNIKTRHKIAKDVKDIKSQVKVVSERYARYKIDESARTRHEKVDPRLCEVYKDASELVGIDGPTDELMKWLSDKEGEAAHHLKVVSIVGYGGLGKTTLAKQMYDKIGTNFECRAFVSISRSPDMTKILSSILSEISNGKEHPRSTYQQIIDQIRDFLKDKRYFIIIDDVWDIQSWKNLDCALVKNDCGSVIMTTTRKNNVAESCCSSHGDLVYKIQPLGVADSKKLFFKRIFGCEEKCPPNLKEASEDILKRCGGLPLAINAISSLLATGKTKEEWDRVRLSISFAQGKTCDIDAMNYILSLSYFDLPLDLRSCLLYLTMFPEDSVVERQRLVHRWISEGFIHGKGGEDLIELGVAYFHELVNRSLIQPVNIGYDGKAWDCRVHDTILDFLICKSIEENFCTFLSDHIKRDSKIRRLCLTGNKDQGRVEQLDLSHARSLAIFGKADLIPSLVKSNALRVLDLADCNGLKNHHIKDIGRLCQLRYLTTSRSSIRPSIRLSILLSISELPKQIGDLVYLETLDVSNSMLVELPESVTRLKRLARLFVPRYTKLPDCIGNMEKLQELGNFIDIFEQSVKFVEELGKLINLRKLSVYLDDKASYKKKEMIVSSLCKLDTCKLHTLSIQFSIEGKDAGTLIEGHPFFIPALKCIREIYLANKQLCWITKWIISLANLEKLTLCGQWVVQQDVEMVGSIPSLLEFFGPKFAKPVIIRSSGGFQRLQAFTFWLHDREFMFEAGAMPNVRKLFINICLIDIKCASGGRGGFDDIGIHHLSSLAELYVQIFCHGVKVADVEAVEVAFKSMAEAHPNRPKLKLMRA, encoded by the exons ATGGCTGAACTTTTGGTGAGCGCTTCCACGGGCGCCATGGGTTCCCTACTTGGAAAGCTGGGCACCATGCTGAGCGATGAATACAAGCTGCTCAAGGGTGTTCGTGATGACATCAAGTTCCTCAAGGATGAGCTTGAGGCGATGCAAGCATTCCTCTTGATGATGGCAGATGTGGAGGAACCTGACCAGCAATCCAAGCTCCGTGCAAATGCTGTGCGGGAGCTGTCATACGAGATCGAGGACAGCATAGACAAGTTCATGGCACTCGTGGAAGATGAGCCTAGTTCCAAGTCCGAAGGTATCATGAGGCTTTTTAACAGTACCAAGGACAAGATAACAAACATCAAGACCCGCCATAAGATTGCCAAGGACGTCAAAGACATCAAGAGCCAAGTAAAGGTGGTCAGCGAGAGATACGCAAG GTACAAGATCGATGAGTCCGCCAGAACTAGACATGAAAAGGTCGACCCTCGACTGTGTGAGGTCTATAAAGATGCGTCAGAACTTGTTGGGATCGATGGTCCGACAGATGAGCTTATGAAGTGGTTGAGTGACAAGGAGGGTGAAGCGGCACATCACCTTAAAGTTGTATCTATTGTTGGATATGGAGGGTTGGGGAAAACGACTCTTGCTAAACAGATGTATGACAAGATTGGAACAAACTTTGAATGTCGGGCCTTTGTGTCAATTTCTCGAAGTCCTGATATGACGAAGATCTTGAGTTCTATATTATCTGAAATCAGCAATGGAAAGGAACATCCTAGATCGACGTACCAGCAAATTATCGACCAGATTAGAGATTTCCTGAAAGATAAAAG GTACTTTATCATAATTGATGATGTATGGGACATACAATCGTGGAAAAATTTGGACTGTGCACTGGTCAAGAATGATTGTGGTAGTGTAATAATGACCACAACACGTAAAAATAATGTAGCTGAATCTTGCTGCTCTTCTCATGGGGATCTTGTGTACAAAATCCAACCACTTGGTGTAGCTGACTCAAAGAAGTTATTTTTCAAGCGAATATTTGGTTGTGAAGAAAAGTGCCCTCCTAACTTAAAAGAAGCATCGGAAGATATTTTAAAAAGATGTGGTGGTTTGCCACTGGCCATCAATGCCATATCTAGCTTGCTGGCTACtgggaaaacaaaagaagagtgGGATCGCGTACGGCTTTCAATTAGCTTTGCACAAGGGAAAACTTGTGACATTGATGCCATGAATTACATATTATCTCTGAGCTACTTTGACCTTCCTCTTGATCTAAGAAGTTGCCTATTATACTTGACTATGTTTCCTGAAGATTCTGTGGTTGAAAGGCAACGATTAGTACACAGATGGATTTCTGAGGGTTTCATCCATGGCAAAGGCGGGGAAGATCTTATTGAGCTAGGAGTGGCATATTTTCATGAGCTTGTGAACAGAAGTTTAATACAGCCGGTGAATATAGGGTATGATGGTAAGGCATGGGATTGCCGAGTCCATGACACCATTCTTGATTTCCTCATTTGCAAGTCTATTGAAGAGAACTTCTGTACATTCTTAAGCGATCATATAAAACGAGATAGCAAAATTCGCCGGCTTTGTCTCACTGGAAATAAAGATCAAGGCAGGGTGGAGCAATTGGATTTATCACATGCTCGATCACTTGCTATTTTTGGCAAAGCCGATCTAATTCCTTCCCTTGTGAAGTCAAATGCTCTGCGGGTGCTGGATCTAGCAGATTGCAATGGATTGAAGAATCATCATATCAAAGATATTGGAAGACTTTGTCAGCTGAGATACTTGACCACCAGTCGGTCAAGTATACGGCCAAGTATACGGTTAAGTATACTGTTAAGTATAAGTGAGCTTCCTAAACAGATTGGAGACTTGGTGTATCTGGAGACGCTAGACGTGTCCAACTCAATGTTAGTTGAGCTGCCTGAATCGGTTACTCGTCTAAAACGACTGGCGCGGCTTTTTGTTCCAAGATATACTAAATTGCCTGATTGTATTGGAAACATGGAGAAGTTGCAAGAGCTTGGGAATTTTATAGACATTTTTGAGCAATCAGTGAAGTTTGTTGAAGAGCTTGGCAAACTAATAAATCTGAGGAAACTGAGTGTTTATTTGGACGACAAAGCAAGctacaagaaaaaagaaatgatagTGTCCTCCCTCTGTAAACTGGACACATGCAAGCTTCACACCCTCTCTATTCAGTTTTCAATTGAAGGAAAGGATGCTGGAACCTTGATAGAGGGGCATCCATTTTTTATCCCTGCTCTCAAATGCATTCGAGAGATTTACCTCGCCAATAAGCAACTCTGTTGGATTACCAAATGGATTATTTCACTCGCCAACCTAGAGAAATTAACTCTCTGCGGCCAGTGGGTAGTGCAGCAGGATGTTGAGATGGTTGGAAGCATACCTAGTCTGCTCGAATTTTTTGGGCCAAAGTTCGCAAAACCTGTCATCATTCGCAGCAGTGGGGGGTTTCAACGGTTGCAGGCGTTCACGTTCTGGTTGCATGATAGAGAGTTTATGTTTGAAGCGGGGGCTATGCCGAATGTCAGGAAGCTCTTCATCAACATTTGTCTAATAGATATCAAATGTGCAAGTGGTGGTCGTGGTGGTTTTGATGATATTGGCATCCACCACCTCTCCAGCCTTGCTGAGCTCTATGTACAGATATTTTGTCATGGCGTGAAAGTTGCAGATGTGGAGGCTGTGGAGGTTGCTTTCAAGAGCATGGCCGAAGCACACCCCAACCGTCCTAAGTTGAAATTGATGAGAGCATAA